The Raphanus sativus cultivar WK10039 chromosome 6, ASM80110v3, whole genome shotgun sequence sequence tatgaacccggcgcgtagcaccggaataccactagtaatatatatgtaaaacacTGTTAAATTACCTATTtaactctttcttctttttatcaAGCAATCTGGATCAAATTACATCCCTAGTATACTAGAAAAAGGCAAAATctatattaattgaaattaaaaaacgCCCACCGTGGGACTCGAACCCACGACCACAAGGTTAAGAGCCTtgcgctctaccaactgagctagacgGGCATTTGTTCTAATTTCTCAACTAATATATATCATGTTAATTAGTTGGAACTAACTTTTTTCATTGGCAAAAGGAACGAAACTAACTTTTTCTTTACAGGAACTCGAAATCTGAACTTCATATTTTATGTCTTTGTCACAGTTTAGGTTACATTTTCGTTAATGTGATTGTTCTACGAGACTTAACTTAGTCTTAGCGTTCATTGACCCTATgcaaaacaataatatatattttgaagcaACTATTTTTCAGAAACTGGATGGGCAGCACCATTAAGTTCCTTTGGAGCTGTGCCACAACCTTCAAGATCGAGATTTAGTGGTTCTTGTTTGGTTATTGGTGCAGGCTTATCCTTACTTTTTCCCCATAAGAGTATATATAGTCCCACGACGATGACCGTTGATCCCATCACACTTTTTGTCATGCCACGTATCCATTCCATTTGTCAGAAATTATTAGTAACCAGAATAATGTAAAGGATTTAATATCTACCAATAGGCGAgagaaaatcatataaaacattTCTCAGTCTCCGTATTAAGAGTCTTGATAAGTTTCCATTGATATTCAACAAAGTTAATAAGTTTTCACCTGTTGCAAAACGATTCACGCATCAATTTGATTTAACTCCAAATCCACCACATTCAAAAGATACTTCATGCAGATGAAATGGTCTTTACTCTCTACTATAGGCATATTCTATATATGCAAGTCAATGaatcaatttaatatttaactagattttgacccgcgcttttgaagcgcgggatattttacgatgaaaaatttcactaataatttaacaaatattttggtaatttttaaagagtgtgtatttaaaatatttttgcatttaaatcagtatttttaaattcaacccgattgtgattataccggttattccggagatctgacaattcaatttatgtttttaaaatattcatattaaaaaatcactaaaacccgagactaaccgattcaactgatggatgaccgatatgtaatctaattagatttaaattgtaatagtttcataatttgtaatcttataatcgaaattttaaagttcactattttgcaatttatgaaattatgacgtttctacaaaattttaaagagaaaatgatagatataaaataactaagattaattattgtattatttggaaacattgatagtagtataaaaatatattgtttggaaacattgatagtactataaagaaataagtatattgtttggaaacattgatagtagtataaagaaataagtatattgtttggaaacatggatagtagtataaagaaatgaacattagtgatttaatgtatgtttaactataaagtataaaggtgtatttaatttaaaaacttacaaaataaatgttaggtccaacagaatgtttctgttttaataagatagatatgcatTAAACAAcattgttttaacttttatatatgaTGCGTTTGAACCATTGcagttttaaaattgtttgtttGTACGTACGCTCAAATTAAAGTATTAGATACATAAATCATACAATAACATAATTGAAGATATACATAAATAAGTAGAAAGAAAATCGTAGGTTACCTTCCGCAGTAAATTTGCTCATGAAGAAAAGAGAAGCTGAAAAAGGCAGCAAAGACTTGAATCAAAGGGATGAAACTCGACGTGAAAACTGGACCTCTTTGCTGGAGACACCACGACACTCCAACGTAGCACAATCCCGATCCCACGATACCCTATACAAATACCGATCATAGTTGGGACATATACAgcaaatattttaactttacaACGATTTCATgaaatcacaatttttttttttgatcaaaccttACTAGAATGTTCTAGGGGCATGTTCGTAGTCCTACATTTCCTATGTAATTTAATAGATTATTCACAACAAAATTTAGACATGTGACCTTCAAATATTTACTAGGTAACTAATGAGTTTTTCAACATACCAATTAGTTTGTTGATAATctgtaaaacatttaatttcaTGTATGTAAAAGCAGCAAGTTTAAGTACACATAATGTATCAGACAGAATAGATTTGGTAGGCAAAGTAACTAGTAAATGTGTTTTGCTTACCGAATAAAGTAGAGATAAAACTTGGAATCTCCCTTGAAGGACCCACATGGATATGTTTCTCTCCGAGATCAAACTCAACAAAGCGGATTGGATCACACCAAAAAAAGAGAGGATCGTGGTGCTCGTGTATTTGCACGGATAACTTTGGCATATTTTTCCTTGAACGATGAACCATAATGACCATATTAAGATTGATATGATCAGCATGACCGAACCCATTGCCCATTTTGCCGTTACTGCAGTGGTTGAACTGTTTGACGTTTGTGTTTGCATTTGAGCGTTTAGTTGAGTTAATGCGGGTCCTTTATAGAGCGTAAGCACCAAAGCTCCACAAATGCAAATCACTGTGCCCAACACTTTGGCTCTTCCTATGTTGCTCTTGATGTTCAACGTCTCTTGTCTAATCATTCATCATTTAGTTGTATTGTATATTATTTGATACAAAACAATTGTGTAGAAATGTGTGTTTGATCGCttttaattacctaaaaacaagAGCCAAAGCAAAAGTGACTGAAGGAACCATGTTGCTAAACGCTAAGGCGAAAGTGGGAGAAGTATTTTTTAGTCCAACAAGAAAGAAGTATTGCACCAAACTTGCCCTGCGAATTTGTAATTGTTATAAGAAAAACTAGACAATCTTAAAATCCATTATTGCTTAAACTATATCAAGAGAAACTTACCCCAGAAGAGCGCTAAAGAAAAGTGAGCACAAGATCCTACCCGTGAGTTTTGGTCTGTTATGTCTACAAAAACAAGTAAATTAGTTTGGTTGATATGCCTTAAATATGGCGTGATTCTTTAGCATTAGTTTAGTCGGAGATAACTTTTAGAGTTTAAAATCAGAAAACTCCTTTCCTTATCTTATGTATCTAATGTAATTCTAAAATACTTGTAGCTtccaattaataaaatctttttattCTTAGACAGTCAAAtcacattaatttttattttgtttttactttctaattattttcttttctttttttttgtcacgactttctaattattttctattttgcgTTATCTTCTTGCATCCGTTATAACAGTTTTCTTTTCAATTGAATACGAATACATATATTTCTCTCAGAAATGTTTGAAAATAACACTTATTAACTTTACACTACGAAATAGACTACTTCAAAGATCTTAACTAGCTAATCAACAAACCATGAAAAGATTGGAtgaattaactaaatttttacAACACAGAAGACATGTGACTGGACTCATGAGTCATGAAGCTTTAAAATGATCACTGTATCGAAAGGTGCGAGTATCATAAGtacatataaaaaaacatacctTTCCAAGAAAATCGCAAATGGTATCAAgaacagagtttttttttttttttggtaaaatgttaaaattatattaccaagttttcaattttttacaGAACAACAGAGAAAACAAGAAACAGAAATGCAGAAATTTAAATCTAAACAGAGCACCTAGCAAGCAATTAGATTCTAAGCCGACAGACTAAGGTCCTAGGTGCGAACTGGAATTAGCGAAGCAACAATGCCCCAAGGAGAAAGAACGAGAGGAGCGAGACCCCGGTTGCCGCGAGCTCCCAGAGAGAAAGGCGGCTCAAACCTTGAAGCAACGGGAAAACCTACAGCTTCCGAAGGTCTCACTCATCAAAACCATCACCAAGAAATGCATCCACGAAACAGCTAACCCGTTCAAAATTGCCACTCCGACAGCACGAAGAGGAGTCCACAAACAGGCGGTGCCGTCGTTCGGAGCGGATAGTCAGAGGTTGCTGTCTCTAACCCTCCAACCCCGGGACCGTATACACCCATTTAACCCACCACACACACGCAGAGCAATGGGACATGTCGGGCACACCTCCTCCGGAAGAAGCAACCTTCAAACTAGCTAGAGCCCGAGTACCCAACTAATCCTTATCCATACGCAGAGGACCGGCCTGCAAACAGAGAACTATCGCCACAAGATGACGCTTATTATGGGATAAGAGATTGACGAACGCATTGTCACAGTCAAGAACCAGAATCTGTGAGACAGAGACACCAAAGGAGACGCGGATGCAGCCTCATGACTCGACACGCGCTGCCACAGAAACCTCCAAACCTGGGCGACAACACCAAGAGAAGAAGCTCCCCCACACGCACCCACGACTGAGAACCAGCCACAGGATCTCACAGAGCCAAGTGGATCCGGACGAAACCAAGAAACAGAGATTCCATCCCGACCAAACAGAGACCTCACCGAAGAGGGGCAAAAAAATGAAGAACCGTCGGGATTGAAACCTCATCAAGACTCCACGCGCCATCAATCTCCTAGTCGGAACCCTAGGTCCAGAAAAAATGCAGGAGATACCTCGATGATCTGAACAGGCGGAAGAAAAGTTCGGCGCCGGTTCGAGCGCTTTTCCCCTCCACCCCCTTGGTACCGACAGATCTGCAAAAGGATCTCCAACGAAGAGACAAAGGGACTGACCACCCATGAACCCGACTCCATCTGTTGGCCCTAGCTCGAGAACGTCGCCGTCACACCAGATCTGCCAACACGCAGGCCAAGCCTCCCGGATCCACCGCGAATAGAGAAGAGGCTTGAGCGGTAGAAAAGACCAGAGCTTCGACAAGGACCgtaaagaggaggaagaaaaCCGATGGagcaaaaggaaaa is a genomic window containing:
- the LOC130496263 gene encoding WAT1-related protein At3g30340-like isoform X1, translating into MVPSVTFALALVFRQETLNIKSNIGRAKVLGTVICICGALVLTLYKGPALTQLNAQMQTQTSNSSTTAVTAKWAMGSVMLIISILIWSLWFIVQGKICQSYPCKYTSTTILSFFGVIQSALLSLISERNISMWVLQGRFQVLSLLYSGIVGSGLCYVGVSWCLQQRGPVFTSSFIPLIQVFAAFFSFSFLHEQIYCGSVMGSTVIVVGLYILLWGKSKDKPAPITKQEPLNLDLEGCGTAPKELNGAAHPVSEK
- the LOC130496263 gene encoding WAT1-related protein At3g30340-like isoform X2, whose product is MVPSVTFALALVFRQETLNIKSNIGRAKVLGTVICICGALVLTLYKGPALTQLNAQMQTQTSNSSTTAVTAKWAMGSVMLIISILIWSLWFIVQGKICQSYPCKYTSTTILSFFGVIQSALLSLISERNISMWVLQGRFQVLSLLYSGIVGSGLCYVGVSWCLQQRGPVFTSSFIPLIQVFAAFFSFSFLHEQIYCGR